A single window of Pseudarthrobacter defluvii DNA harbors:
- a CDS encoding IS3 family transposase (programmed frameshift) encodes MARRHTPEQVIAKVRQGQKMLNDGRPMVEVIKELQVTEATWYRWLNQYGSEKNAEASKRTKELEKENARLKRLLAEKELAIDILNEVAKGKFLSPEPRRRAVRMAVEKFGASERFACAVLGQNRSAFRKKKPDMGFEEARLRAALRAVAGQHPAWGWRKVRWHLLAQPEWDGVVLNRKRVRRLWRDEGLVCKPRARKKRRTGPGAGEQKRLTAQYPMHVVSFDFQSDVTSCGRHIRFFNVIDEYTRTALAVIPRRSFKAADVVAVLENIIAETGTAPTYVRCDNGPEFTAAALIEWCNTAGVDTAFIDPGSPWQNGFIESFNAQFRREQLSGEIMDTMAEAKYLADEWKAIYNHERPHGSLNGMTPKRYWENWTQENQLAIA; translated from the exons ATGGCACGCAGACACACCCCTGAGCAGGTCATCGCCAAGGTCCGGCAGGGCCAGAAGATGCTCAATGACGGGCGCCCGATGGTCGAGGTAATCAAGGAGCTCCAGGTTACCGAGGCGACCTGGTATCGGTGGTTGAACCAGTACGGGTCCGAGAAGAACGCCGAGGCGTCCAAACGGACCAAGGAGCTGGAGAAAGAGAACGCCCGGCTTAAGCGGCTGCTGGCGGAGAAGGAACTGGCCATCGACATCCTGAACGAGGTGGCCAAGGGAAAAT TTCTGAGCCCCGAACCCCGCCGTCGTGCCGTGCGCATGGCGGTGGAGAAGTTCGGGGCGTCCGAGCGTTTCGCGTGCGCGGTGCTGGGGCAGAACCGGTCCGCGTTCCGCAAGAAGAAGCCCGATATGGGCTTTGAGGAAGCCCGGCTCCGTGCAGCCTTGCGCGCCGTCGCCGGGCAGCACCCCGCGTGGGGCTGGCGGAAGGTGCGCTGGCACCTGCTGGCTCAGCCTGAGTGGGACGGCGTGGTGCTGAACAGGAAGCGGGTGCGACGGCTCTGGCGCGATGAAGGCCTGGTCTGTAAACCCCGGGCGAGGAAGAAGCGCCGGACCGGGCCCGGCGCCGGTGAACAGAAGCGCCTAACTGCCCAGTACCCGATGCATGTGGTCAGTTTCGACTTCCAGTCCGATGTGACCTCTTGCGGACGGCACATCCGGTTCTTTAACGTCATCGACGAATACACCCGCACGGCGCTGGCGGTCATTCCGCGCCGGTCGTTCAAGGCCGCCGACGTGGTCGCTGTGTTGGAGAACATCATCGCCGAGACCGGCACCGCCCCGACCTACGTGAGGTGTGACAACGGGCCCGAATTCACCGCCGCCGCACTGATTGAGTGGTGCAACACCGCCGGCGTGGATACCGCCTTCATTGACCCGGGATCACCCTGGCAGAACGGCTTCATCGAGTCCTTCAACGCCCAGTTCAGAAGGGAACAACTCTCCGGAGAAATCATGGACACCATGGCCGAAGCCAAGTATTTGGCCGACGAATGGAAAGCTATCTACAATCATGAACGGCCCCATGGATCCCTGAACGGCATGACGCCGAAGCGCTACTGGGAAAACTGGACGCAAGAAAACCAATTAGCTATCGCATAG
- a CDS encoding putative quinol monooxygenase — protein MTIIVTAVFTPKDGVRDQVVAALEPAIAEVHEEPGCLLYAIHDAPNGQIVMIEKWESTELLDAHGVGDAVKRLNVSLEGLLAEPVEVTRLTPIPAGTAHQGAL, from the coding sequence ATGACCATCATCGTCACAGCAGTATTCACACCCAAGGACGGCGTCCGCGACCAGGTTGTCGCCGCCCTTGAGCCTGCAATCGCCGAGGTCCACGAAGAACCCGGGTGCCTTCTGTATGCCATCCACGACGCGCCGAACGGCCAGATTGTGATGATCGAGAAATGGGAGAGCACGGAGTTGCTCGACGCACACGGCGTCGGGGACGCCGTGAAGCGGCTGAACGTCTCACTCGAAGGACTCCTGGCGGAACCCGTCGAGGTCACCCGCCTGACCCCCATCCCCGCCGGCACCGCACATCAGGGCGCCCTGTAA
- a CDS encoding ROK family protein, with the protein MATESHEPQTVNYAETDEEFEELLAQAEADPNAARLAQETMQRLEFLSGVQQWRREKHLSQKALASLLGTTQSAVSDFESGRVDPQLSTLQRYARALDARFDFKLVNPDSPLPAEASTNARFAQETALTPLLTTLVRQSDEQARTLKSLAEAMLLPEPVIRPLLSILQAEGWARGVGEGPERVYSLVDEIAYVIGISLERDQIVGVLMNLDGQAMRQVTSSYPEGKTSQATISAAADVVEQLCHASDRRILGVGVSVAGVVDPKVGRVDYAPELQSELDPWSGIELGNDLEEEISRRLPEPLKVAVENDANALAAWEYLRRGDDSVAVALLSGTGIGAGFVMEGKLFHGAHSAAGESGHTLVDHEGLPCRAGHEHRGCLETMASIEGILGRLGIPAGTSEQRTAGLIIANERISNGDERSQTALHNAGKAYGRFLATTVLLFDPERAVTYIHPYLASREYACARAFQDGVQSALSEASSSRLSVAAPPRYEWHALDDLVRATAAGATGLWNFLKHPIRWAPSLLASQEVHWAAA; encoded by the coding sequence ATGGCCACTGAGTCACACGAACCGCAGACGGTCAACTACGCGGAAACGGATGAAGAGTTCGAAGAACTGCTGGCACAGGCGGAGGCTGACCCGAATGCAGCGCGCTTAGCTCAGGAGACGATGCAAAGGTTGGAATTCCTGTCGGGAGTGCAGCAATGGCGTCGAGAGAAGCACCTGAGTCAGAAGGCCCTAGCTTCCTTGTTGGGTACCACGCAATCTGCTGTTTCTGACTTTGAGTCCGGTCGTGTAGATCCTCAGCTGAGCACACTACAACGGTACGCCAGAGCGCTTGATGCCCGATTTGACTTCAAGCTGGTCAACCCTGATTCGCCGCTCCCTGCTGAGGCTTCGACCAATGCTCGTTTCGCTCAAGAGACGGCATTGACTCCTCTGCTGACGACTCTGGTAAGGCAATCAGACGAGCAAGCAAGAACCCTTAAGTCCCTCGCGGAAGCCATGCTGTTGCCCGAGCCAGTGATCAGGCCCCTGCTTTCAATCCTTCAGGCAGAAGGCTGGGCTCGGGGTGTTGGTGAGGGGCCGGAGCGTGTCTATTCACTGGTTGATGAAATCGCATATGTAATAGGGATATCTCTAGAGCGTGACCAAATAGTTGGTGTCCTGATGAACCTAGACGGTCAAGCAATGCGCCAAGTGACCTCGTCATATCCAGAGGGCAAAACCTCTCAGGCCACTATTTCTGCTGCTGCAGACGTCGTAGAGCAGCTATGTCATGCGAGTGACAGGCGAATACTTGGTGTAGGGGTCAGTGTGGCTGGCGTAGTCGACCCGAAGGTTGGGCGGGTTGACTACGCTCCGGAACTCCAGTCTGAGTTGGATCCTTGGTCTGGTATTGAACTCGGGAATGATCTGGAGGAGGAGATCAGCAGGCGGCTGCCTGAGCCACTGAAAGTGGCCGTGGAGAACGACGCCAATGCATTGGCCGCTTGGGAATACCTTCGACGAGGTGACGACTCCGTCGCGGTCGCCCTCCTTAGCGGTACCGGTATCGGTGCGGGCTTTGTTATGGAAGGAAAGCTGTTTCACGGAGCTCATTCGGCAGCCGGAGAATCCGGACATACTCTTGTCGACCACGAGGGGCTGCCTTGTCGAGCAGGACATGAACATCGAGGCTGCCTGGAGACAATGGCTAGCATCGAGGGAATTCTAGGCCGCTTGGGAATACCCGCGGGAACCTCGGAACAACGGACAGCCGGCCTGATTATTGCCAACGAGCGAATCTCTAATGGAGACGAGCGTTCGCAGACAGCTCTCCATAATGCTGGAAAAGCATACGGGAGGTTCCTGGCAACAACCGTCCTACTATTTGATCCGGAACGAGCAGTGACATACATTCACCCCTATCTGGCCAGCCGGGAGTATGCCTGCGCCCGCGCCTTTCAAGACGGCGTGCAGTCAGCGCTCTCCGAGGCCTCTTCCAGCCGACTTTCCGTGGCTGCCCCTCCTAGATACGAGTGGCATGCACTCGATGACCTTGTTCGAGCTACTGCTGCGGGCGCGACAGGACTTTGGAATTTCTTGAAGCATCCCATCCGCTGGGCTCCCAGCCTTCTCGCTTCTCAGGAGGTTCATTGGGCGGCGGCTTAA
- a CDS encoding extracellular solute-binding protein → MTSEKTPGQQAPSHPLQSSKLSQLTRRSMLGLGGLALAGATVGAWPRLTGADIPGRGSKALNIAILGTAADAAGRQGLIQAFTAAHPDIPVQLQAIQGADWKDFFSKILTMVAAGTPPDVVYVATEGAQLFADKLAEPLDSYVRRDAAQMSDYFDDVHPSLLEAFMYQGSLYQLPLDWNAANMYLNTTTFAQAGLDRPKDDWTKDDFTATLRALRKARPADFTPYYWTNRLFGGVVPWLYANDTSFLSETKAPGGDWLWDSFYPNDPARATRGGGYQWLGPNAEDGRVIETFDYLRELVAEGLGVRPESGGGNALVGLFGNNRIGTTPAGGYWAQGLHEAGMTADQFDVQFFPRWRTQRHQFGAAGYAIMRTAKDKDAAWEWVKFCSSREAMQLAIPKPNTTPTRRSMVNESFYSATGPRHWKVFYDTLDKFPTSGPIPAPPQQAAVETALMKNVSTAVSGSSADVRTAMGALQRDLELALRRKS, encoded by the coding sequence ATGACGTCTGAAAAGACACCGGGGCAACAAGCCCCCTCGCATCCGCTGCAGTCCAGCAAGCTTTCACAACTCACCCGCCGGTCCATGCTGGGCCTGGGCGGACTCGCTCTTGCCGGAGCCACCGTGGGGGCCTGGCCCCGACTGACCGGCGCCGACATCCCGGGCCGCGGCAGCAAGGCCTTGAACATCGCCATCCTGGGGACGGCAGCCGACGCCGCGGGCCGCCAAGGCCTGATCCAGGCCTTCACCGCCGCCCACCCCGACATCCCGGTGCAGCTGCAGGCCATCCAAGGCGCGGACTGGAAGGACTTCTTTTCCAAGATCCTGACCATGGTGGCTGCGGGGACGCCCCCGGATGTCGTCTACGTCGCCACCGAGGGCGCCCAACTGTTCGCCGACAAGCTCGCCGAGCCTCTGGACAGTTACGTCCGCCGGGACGCTGCCCAGATGAGCGATTACTTTGACGACGTTCATCCCAGCCTGCTGGAAGCCTTCATGTACCAGGGAAGCCTGTACCAGCTTCCACTGGACTGGAACGCGGCGAACATGTACCTGAATACCACTACCTTCGCCCAGGCCGGGCTTGACCGGCCAAAGGACGACTGGACGAAGGATGACTTCACCGCCACCTTGAGGGCCCTCCGCAAGGCCCGCCCGGCGGACTTCACCCCCTACTACTGGACCAACCGGCTGTTTGGCGGAGTTGTGCCGTGGCTCTACGCCAATGACACCAGCTTCCTGTCCGAAACGAAGGCTCCCGGAGGGGACTGGCTTTGGGACAGCTTCTACCCCAACGACCCTGCCCGGGCCACGCGCGGCGGCGGATATCAGTGGCTGGGTCCCAACGCCGAGGATGGCCGCGTGATCGAGACCTTCGACTATCTGCGCGAACTGGTAGCCGAAGGACTGGGCGTGCGTCCCGAATCCGGCGGCGGAAACGCCCTGGTGGGCCTGTTCGGCAACAACCGCATCGGCACCACGCCGGCAGGCGGCTACTGGGCCCAGGGCCTGCATGAAGCCGGGATGACCGCCGACCAGTTCGACGTACAGTTCTTCCCGCGCTGGCGGACCCAGCGGCATCAGTTCGGCGCTGCCGGCTACGCGATCATGCGCACGGCGAAAGACAAGGACGCAGCGTGGGAATGGGTTAAGTTCTGCTCCAGCCGCGAAGCGATGCAGTTGGCCATTCCCAAACCGAACACCACACCCACCCGCCGTTCGATGGTGAACGAGTCCTTTTACTCCGCCACCGGACCACGGCACTGGAAAGTCTTTTACGACACCTTGGACAAGTTTCCCACCTCCGGCCCGATCCCCGCCCCGCCGCAGCAGGCCGCCGTCGAAACTGCCCTGATGAAAAACGTCTCCACCGCTGTCAGCGGCAGCTCCGCCGATGTACGGACCGCGATGGGCGCCCTGCAGCGCGACCTCGAACTGGCTCTGAGGAGGAAATCATGA
- a CDS encoding neutral zinc metallopeptidase — protein MPEFSSDSCLQSEARGCLETVDKAPLGAAPPQSEVTETAYPYTVTSYVEWIITKLHTMWTGWFVQNDFEPPQVYYKIIQQDEAPYVSNCKGDPASVPHDYPNAFYCPSDPYVDLRGTSEDGLIILPVKTLQRMWSGEVLGRKSKQAGDFAAAITVAHEYGHSVQDELAIQWEKYYPGEVQNFTGSNTEAIADCFAGVWMNTAYYDGTLEPGDFEEGVAALNAIGATQPGSSHPTSPQREAALKLGYNTGDPMQCVDAYWK, from the coding sequence GTGCCCGAATTCTCCTCCGATTCCTGCCTGCAGTCAGAAGCCCGAGGCTGTCTGGAGACAGTGGATAAGGCTCCACTGGGGGCCGCACCGCCACAAAGCGAAGTAACCGAAACGGCCTACCCCTATACCGTGACGAGTTACGTGGAGTGGATTATCACTAAGCTGCATACGATGTGGACCGGATGGTTTGTCCAAAATGACTTCGAACCACCACAGGTCTACTACAAAATCATCCAGCAGGACGAAGCGCCGTATGTCTCGAACTGCAAAGGGGATCCGGCCTCAGTACCGCATGACTATCCAAACGCCTTCTACTGCCCGTCCGATCCGTACGTCGATCTAAGGGGCACTTCAGAGGACGGATTGATCATTCTCCCGGTAAAAACCCTTCAGCGGATGTGGTCCGGTGAGGTGTTGGGCCGGAAGAGCAAGCAAGCCGGTGATTTTGCCGCCGCCATCACTGTCGCCCATGAATACGGGCACAGCGTGCAGGATGAGTTGGCCATTCAGTGGGAAAAATACTATCCGGGGGAAGTGCAGAATTTCACGGGATCCAACACAGAAGCGATCGCCGACTGCTTCGCAGGGGTCTGGATGAACACCGCCTACTATGACGGAACCCTTGAACCAGGAGATTTCGAGGAGGGTGTAGCGGCTCTCAACGCTATCGGGGCAACTCAGCCAGGATCATCACATCCCACGTCACCACAGCGGGAAGCCGCCCTGAAGCTGGGCTACAACACCGGAGATCCAATGCAGTGCGTCGACGCTTACTGGAAGTAG
- a CDS encoding LacI family DNA-binding transcriptional regulator, with protein MAKRKATALDVAKRAGVSRSAVSLVLNGRAHGNVTAERQERVLRAAAELDYTPNSVALSLRNQQTSTIGVITDDIVTSPFAGRLISGASRAALARGYMVLVVDTEHDVSRESTAAQQLVHRQVDGIMYATGSLRDVTTPLTMRTLPAILANCTDAASPLRSVIPAEVDGGRAAAQLLLDLGHRRITLLTGTLSSPAAPQREQGYREAMEAAGIGRDQQRVHPTGWDIDEGYRAASVVLGDEDRPTAIVCANDRVATGVLLYAAAAGLRVPQDLSVVGYDDQQHVAGNLVPALTTVALPHAEIGAMAMSMLLDEVEGKAPAEETPEGETILVPCRIIERASTGAPPAS; from the coding sequence ATGGCCAAACGTAAGGCGACAGCACTGGATGTGGCAAAGCGCGCGGGAGTGTCCCGCAGTGCTGTATCGCTGGTGCTTAATGGCAGGGCGCACGGCAACGTCACGGCCGAACGACAGGAGCGCGTGCTCCGTGCTGCGGCGGAACTCGATTACACGCCCAACTCTGTTGCCCTGAGCCTGCGCAACCAACAGACGTCCACCATCGGGGTCATCACGGATGACATCGTCACCAGTCCCTTCGCCGGCCGGCTGATCAGCGGCGCCTCACGCGCGGCCCTTGCCCGCGGCTACATGGTCCTTGTTGTGGACACGGAGCATGACGTGTCCCGCGAAAGCACTGCGGCACAGCAACTCGTGCACCGGCAGGTGGACGGCATCATGTACGCCACCGGCAGCCTGCGCGACGTTACCACCCCGCTAACGATGCGCACCTTGCCGGCGATACTTGCCAATTGCACTGATGCCGCCTCCCCGCTCCGCTCCGTCATACCCGCAGAGGTCGACGGCGGGCGCGCCGCCGCACAGCTGTTGCTGGACCTGGGCCACCGCCGCATCACGTTGTTGACCGGGACCCTCAGCTCCCCTGCCGCTCCCCAGCGCGAACAGGGTTACCGCGAAGCGATGGAAGCAGCGGGAATAGGCCGGGACCAACAGCGCGTCCATCCGACCGGCTGGGACATCGACGAGGGCTACCGGGCCGCTTCCGTCGTACTGGGCGATGAAGACCGGCCAACGGCGATCGTATGCGCCAACGACAGGGTGGCCACTGGCGTCTTGTTGTACGCCGCGGCCGCAGGACTGCGCGTGCCCCAGGATCTGTCCGTTGTTGGCTACGACGATCAGCAGCATGTGGCCGGCAACCTTGTTCCGGCCCTCACTACCGTGGCACTTCCGCACGCCGAAATCGGCGCAATGGCCATGTCCATGCTCCTGGATGAGGTTGAAGGTAAAGCGCCGGCGGAAGAGACGCCCGAGGGCGAAACGATCCTGGTTCCTTGCCGGATCATCGAGCGGGCATCTACAGGCGCTCCCCCTGCTTCCTGA
- a CDS encoding pentapeptide repeat-containing protein, with the protein MATDIRAALLVIGQRPANDSKLHLPLDLRGVHLRGADLVGANFEGVWLDEAVLTGANLTDANLKNATLRNVNLEAATLSSANFAATDLSGARLQRANFYEAVMLDCDLSGAHLSGALNLDDRQLKTTSGQPASFP; encoded by the coding sequence ATGGCTACTGACATTCGTGCTGCTCTTTTGGTAATTGGGCAAAGGCCTGCAAACGACTCGAAGCTGCACTTACCACTCGATTTACGTGGAGTCCATCTTCGAGGAGCGGATCTTGTGGGCGCCAACTTCGAGGGCGTCTGGCTGGATGAGGCGGTGCTGACAGGAGCAAACCTCACGGATGCAAACCTGAAGAACGCAACGCTCCGAAACGTAAATCTAGAAGCGGCGACTCTTTCCAGTGCTAATTTTGCTGCTACCGACCTAAGCGGGGCGAGGCTGCAACGCGCGAACTTCTACGAGGCGGTAATGCTAGATTGTGACCTTTCAGGTGCGCACTTATCGGGTGCCCTTAACCTCGATGATCGTCAGCTAAAGACAACATCTGGGCAGCCAGCCTCATTTCCTTAG
- a CDS encoding alpha/beta fold hydrolase, translating into MSLQEIEFTSANGRDTIQAWVYEPIGQPKAIVQLIHGLGEHSRRYLHLISTLVDAGFIVVAGDHSGHGRTAMQQGTWGDAGEDAASVVVADEVTLQAKAKEALPQLPYVVFGHSWGSMIARGMAVDPRTQLSGLVLCGIAAQMRGIEKMIDRPELARLASGERGAEPAPQELVAQLFDGFLGRFGEGTGPTAWVALDADVVTDHGRDPFNNFGAPLSARFLQGFVDLYDQVTSDDWYKQLPAELPVLILAGDQDPVTNYGEGAYHVANRLADSGHTDVRTRVFPGVRHEVHNEPTTRAETERETVEFIQRVAGT; encoded by the coding sequence ATGTCACTGCAGGAAATCGAGTTCACGTCCGCCAACGGCCGCGACACCATCCAGGCCTGGGTCTACGAACCCATCGGGCAGCCCAAGGCCATCGTGCAGCTGATCCACGGGCTCGGCGAGCACTCCCGCCGCTACCTCCACCTCATTTCCACCCTGGTGGACGCGGGCTTCATCGTGGTGGCGGGCGACCACTCCGGGCACGGGCGCACGGCGATGCAGCAGGGCACCTGGGGCGACGCCGGCGAGGACGCCGCCAGCGTGGTGGTCGCGGACGAGGTGACCCTCCAGGCCAAGGCCAAAGAGGCGCTCCCCCAGCTTCCCTACGTGGTGTTCGGCCACAGCTGGGGATCCATGATCGCGCGCGGCATGGCAGTGGACCCGCGGACGCAGCTGTCCGGCTTGGTCCTCTGCGGCATCGCCGCCCAGATGCGCGGCATCGAGAAAATGATCGACCGGCCCGAACTGGCGCGGCTTGCCTCCGGCGAGCGCGGTGCAGAGCCCGCACCGCAGGAACTGGTGGCCCAGCTGTTCGACGGCTTCCTGGGCCGCTTCGGCGAAGGCACCGGCCCCACCGCCTGGGTCGCGTTGGACGCGGACGTGGTTACCGACCACGGCCGTGACCCCTTCAATAACTTCGGCGCACCCCTGAGCGCCCGCTTCCTGCAGGGCTTCGTGGACCTCTACGACCAGGTCACCTCCGACGACTGGTACAAACAGCTCCCCGCGGAACTCCCCGTCCTGATCCTCGCCGGCGACCAGGACCCGGTGACCAACTACGGCGAAGGCGCCTACCATGTGGCCAACCGCCTGGCTGATTCGGGCCACACGGACGTTCGCACCCGCGTCTTCCCCGGCGTCCGGCACGAGGTGCACAACGAACCCACCACCCGCGCCGAGACGGAGCGCGAGACGGTCGAGTTCATCCAGCGGGTGGCAGGCACCTGA
- a CDS encoding NAD-dependent epimerase/dehydratase family protein codes for MKVLITGAHGKVGRAATQAMIDAGHEVLTTDLTRPGFERKPEGTPKYMMADLTDAGEAYAVVRGVEAVVHIAAIPEPTAHPPHVVFQTNLMSTFNVLEAAIRFGVKRFVYISSETVPGFFFPERDFLPDYAPVDEEHPIHPEDPYALSKHFGEQLMDAAIARSDIQCISIRPSWVQFEGNYETNLGPQVRDASVLSPNLWSYVDVYDLADAIVLATESDLPGHEVFYIASPDNVGGHDFAEVLTKYYGDSIELRSLDRADASGISSAKAQRMLGWAPEAVLARLPGRRRTHDQPLIFSAWDREYPQTCSSI; via the coding sequence ATGAAGGTCCTTATCACTGGTGCCCATGGAAAGGTCGGACGGGCCGCTACCCAGGCAATGATCGACGCCGGGCACGAAGTGCTCACCACTGACCTCACTCGTCCCGGCTTCGAGCGCAAACCTGAAGGCACCCCGAAGTACATGATGGCCGACCTCACGGACGCAGGGGAAGCGTACGCCGTCGTCCGCGGCGTGGAGGCCGTCGTACATATTGCTGCTATCCCGGAACCCACTGCTCATCCGCCGCACGTCGTATTCCAAACCAACCTCATGTCGACCTTCAACGTTCTTGAGGCCGCCATTCGGTTTGGCGTAAAGCGCTTCGTTTACATCTCCAGTGAGACTGTCCCCGGGTTTTTCTTTCCCGAGCGCGATTTCCTCCCTGACTATGCACCGGTGGACGAGGAGCACCCGATCCACCCGGAGGACCCCTACGCCCTCTCCAAGCACTTCGGCGAGCAGCTCATGGACGCCGCAATCGCCCGCTCCGACATCCAGTGCATCTCCATTCGGCCCAGCTGGGTCCAGTTCGAGGGCAACTACGAGACGAACCTCGGACCGCAGGTCCGGGACGCGTCGGTCCTCAGCCCCAATCTCTGGAGCTACGTCGACGTCTACGACCTCGCCGACGCCATCGTGCTGGCCACTGAGTCAGACCTCCCCGGACACGAAGTCTTCTATATCGCTTCCCCTGACAACGTGGGCGGCCACGACTTCGCCGAGGTCCTGACCAAGTACTACGGTGACAGCATCGAATTACGCAGCCTTGACCGTGCCGATGCTTCAGGCATCTCCAGTGCGAAAGCCCAACGAATGCTCGGTTGGGCCCCCGAAGCGGTCCTGGCGCGACTACCTGGACGCCGAAGGACACATGATCAACCGCTAATCTTCTCGGCGTGGGATCGGGAGTATCCACAGACGTGCAGTTCTATTTGA
- a CDS encoding LLM class flavin-dependent oxidoreductase, producing MPQPDRPLRKLGFLTIGLFDPLDPAAGHESTLQIIELGERLGFDSAWLRHRHLQFGISSPVAVMAAASQRTSRIELGTAVTPLGWENPLRLAEDLATVDLLAGGRINPGVSVGEPMQYDTVKHELYPDTADVEDFSYARVERFARLLAGEPVRDFSGKQGVVEEFSNRVEPHSPGLRDRLWYGAGSTKSAVWAGANGFNLLSSSVIFPDKDQEPDFALVQQSQIRAFREAAAAAGHAGARVSQGLVVIPTDSATLAQREKYQRYVDERTPRTAAPQGPRGMMFAADLIGTSESIAEQLYAHAGFQEVDEVAFALPFSFEHEDYVQILTDIAGKLGPVLGWGVGKVAQQKL from the coding sequence ATGCCGCAGCCCGACCGTCCTTTGCGCAAGCTTGGCTTCCTCACCATTGGGCTGTTCGATCCTCTTGATCCAGCCGCCGGGCATGAGTCGACGTTGCAGATCATCGAGCTGGGTGAGCGGCTGGGGTTCGACAGCGCCTGGCTGCGCCATCGGCACCTGCAGTTCGGCATCTCATCGCCTGTGGCGGTGATGGCTGCCGCGAGCCAACGGACCTCGCGGATTGAGCTGGGTACTGCCGTGACGCCGCTGGGCTGGGAGAACCCGCTACGCCTGGCCGAGGACCTGGCCACCGTGGACCTGTTGGCCGGCGGGCGCATCAATCCCGGAGTGAGTGTGGGGGAGCCGATGCAGTACGACACCGTGAAGCATGAGCTGTACCCGGATACTGCGGACGTGGAGGACTTCAGCTATGCCCGGGTGGAGAGGTTTGCGCGGCTGTTGGCGGGGGAGCCGGTGCGGGATTTTTCGGGCAAGCAGGGCGTGGTGGAGGAGTTCTCCAACCGGGTGGAGCCGCATTCGCCGGGGCTGCGGGACCGGCTTTGGTACGGGGCGGGCAGCACGAAGTCGGCCGTGTGGGCTGGCGCCAACGGCTTTAACCTGCTGTCCAGCAGCGTGATCTTCCCGGACAAAGACCAGGAACCGGACTTCGCACTGGTCCAGCAGTCGCAAATCCGGGCGTTCCGGGAAGCTGCTGCTGCCGCGGGGCATGCTGGGGCGCGGGTCTCACAGGGCCTGGTGGTGATCCCTACTGACTCCGCGACCCTGGCCCAGCGGGAGAAGTACCAGCGGTATGTGGATGAACGCACTCCGCGCACTGCGGCGCCGCAGGGGCCGCGGGGCATGATGTTCGCGGCTGATCTCATTGGCACCAGCGAGTCGATCGCCGAGCAGCTGTACGCGCACGCCGGCTTCCAAGAAGTGGACGAGGTGGCGTTCGCACTGCCTTTCAGTTTTGAGCACGAGGACTACGTGCAGATCCTGACGGACATCGCAGGCAAGCTGGGGCCGGTTTTGGGGTGGGGCGTCGGAAAAGTGGCACAGCAAAAGCTCTAG